In the Topomyia yanbarensis strain Yona2022 chromosome 3, ASM3024719v1, whole genome shotgun sequence genome, one interval contains:
- the LOC131689887 gene encoding uncharacterized protein LOC131689887 isoform X1: protein MEAIQLTEVEKAAKSLFTKLVTEASTKPCDIGSGADLELKLPQWFDDAKFKRGQKYFFDNRFGMMQSNFCGLITLLCEPKGLTVLNNTGRSSTPETARKRYISTILHMMSWYEIDLSPGSKSWSSLNRVRKMHLHASKKSEQNSTGFITQTEIAFTTFGFMGYALIRPHLLGIRYDNDEDREALVHFWAVIGAMLGVQDQYNICLPKLAVVETICQMCLRYIFMPLLQFEPPLFKTMVKAVVEGLSEFTPFNSYDSMMWFVKRVAGVPGYQYSVDMEKETICRRIYNNDELMSMKQLNLGKAGYEYMNGAIFDERILLFEVKKVSEVSEVNQNTLDSSTVTGVYSELHEDGIKKKQIVANLLQLNHNEEVVITVIENDDEWKNHLNDSKLKNLSNQDLGYLKFKCRLSENCYSKIGNFINEAMLSLMLYRIRKAHAKY, encoded by the exons ATGGAGGCGATTCAACTGACGGAAGTGGAGAAAG CCGCCAAATCTCTCTTTACCAAGCTTGTAACCGAAGCCAGCACAAAACCATGCGACATCGGCAGTGGCGCCGATTTGGAACTGAAATTACCTCAGTGGTTCGACGATGCCAAGTTCAAAAG AGGGCAAAAGTACTTTTTCGACAACCGCTTCGGTATGATGCAGTCTAACTTTTGTGGTTTGATTACGCTGCTTTGCGAACCCAAAGGCTTGACTGTTCTAAACAATACCGGTCGGTCGAGCACGCCGGAAACAGCTCGCAAGCGGTACATCTCCACTATTCTACACATGATGTCCTGGTACGAGATCGACCTGTCTCCGGGATCCAA ATCGTGGTCATCGTTGAACCGTGTTCGCAAAATGCATCTGCATGCCTCGAAAAAGTCCGAACAGAATAGCACCGGTTTTATCACGCAAACGGAAATAGCTTTCACCACATTCGGATTCATGGGCTATGCGCTGATCCGTCCCCATCTGCTTGGCATTAGGTACGATAACGATGAGGATCGTGAGGCATTGGTGCACTTTTGGGCTGTCATTGGCGCAATGCTAGGTGTGCAGGATCAGTACAACATTTGTCTCCCCAAGTTGGCGGTTGTGGAAACGATTTGCCAGATGTGCTTAAGGTATATTTTTATGCCACTGCTTCAGTTCGAGCCACCATTGTTTAAAACGATGGTCAAGGCTGTAGTGGAAGGACTGAGCGAATTTACACCGTTCAATTCCTATGACAGCATGATGTGGTTCGTGAAACGGGTGGCCGGTGTTCCCGGGTATCAGTACAGTGTCGATATGGAGAAAGAAACTATTTGTCGGAGAATCTACAACAACGATGAGTTGATGTCGATGAAACAGCTTAATCTTGGTAAGGCAGGGTACGAATACATGAACGGTGCTATTTTTGACGAAAGAATATTACTGTTTGAGGTGAAGAAGGTTTCCGAAGTTAGTGAGGTTAATCAAAACACCTTGGATTCTAGCACTGTCACCGGTGTTTACAGTGAACTGCATGAAGATGGCATAAAAAAGAAGCAGATTGTAGCAAATCTGCTGCAACTTAATCACAACGAAGAAGTGGTGATAACGGTAATCGAAAACGACGATGAATGGAAAAATCACCTCAATGATTCAAAATTAAAGAACTTATCGAACCAGGATTTAGGATACCTGAAATTTAAGTGTAGGCTGTCGGAAaattgttattcaaaaatagGAAACTTTATCAACGAAGCTATGCTTAGTTTGATGCTTTATCGTATTAGAAAGGCTCACGCAAAATATTAA
- the LOC131689887 gene encoding uncharacterized protein LOC131689887 isoform X2 encodes MMQSNFCGLITLLCEPKGLTVLNNTGRSSTPETARKRYISTILHMMSWYEIDLSPGSKSWSSLNRVRKMHLHASKKSEQNSTGFITQTEIAFTTFGFMGYALIRPHLLGIRYDNDEDREALVHFWAVIGAMLGVQDQYNICLPKLAVVETICQMCLRYIFMPLLQFEPPLFKTMVKAVVEGLSEFTPFNSYDSMMWFVKRVAGVPGYQYSVDMEKETICRRIYNNDELMSMKQLNLGKAGYEYMNGAIFDERILLFEVKKVSEVSEVNQNTLDSSTVTGVYSELHEDGIKKKQIVANLLQLNHNEEVVITVIENDDEWKNHLNDSKLKNLSNQDLGYLKFKCRLSENCYSKIGNFINEAMLSLMLYRIRKAHAKY; translated from the exons ATGATGCAGTCTAACTTTTGTGGTTTGATTACGCTGCTTTGCGAACCCAAAGGCTTGACTGTTCTAAACAATACCGGTCGGTCGAGCACGCCGGAAACAGCTCGCAAGCGGTACATCTCCACTATTCTACACATGATGTCCTGGTACGAGATCGACCTGTCTCCGGGATCCAA ATCGTGGTCATCGTTGAACCGTGTTCGCAAAATGCATCTGCATGCCTCGAAAAAGTCCGAACAGAATAGCACCGGTTTTATCACGCAAACGGAAATAGCTTTCACCACATTCGGATTCATGGGCTATGCGCTGATCCGTCCCCATCTGCTTGGCATTAGGTACGATAACGATGAGGATCGTGAGGCATTGGTGCACTTTTGGGCTGTCATTGGCGCAATGCTAGGTGTGCAGGATCAGTACAACATTTGTCTCCCCAAGTTGGCGGTTGTGGAAACGATTTGCCAGATGTGCTTAAGGTATATTTTTATGCCACTGCTTCAGTTCGAGCCACCATTGTTTAAAACGATGGTCAAGGCTGTAGTGGAAGGACTGAGCGAATTTACACCGTTCAATTCCTATGACAGCATGATGTGGTTCGTGAAACGGGTGGCCGGTGTTCCCGGGTATCAGTACAGTGTCGATATGGAGAAAGAAACTATTTGTCGGAGAATCTACAACAACGATGAGTTGATGTCGATGAAACAGCTTAATCTTGGTAAGGCAGGGTACGAATACATGAACGGTGCTATTTTTGACGAAAGAATATTACTGTTTGAGGTGAAGAAGGTTTCCGAAGTTAGTGAGGTTAATCAAAACACCTTGGATTCTAGCACTGTCACCGGTGTTTACAGTGAACTGCATGAAGATGGCATAAAAAAGAAGCAGATTGTAGCAAATCTGCTGCAACTTAATCACAACGAAGAAGTGGTGATAACGGTAATCGAAAACGACGATGAATGGAAAAATCACCTCAATGATTCAAAATTAAAGAACTTATCGAACCAGGATTTAGGATACCTGAAATTTAAGTGTAGGCTGTCGGAAaattgttattcaaaaatagGAAACTTTATCAACGAAGCTATGCTTAGTTTGATGCTTTATCGTATTAGAAAGGCTCACGCAAAATATTAA